The following proteins are encoded in a genomic region of Galbibacter sp. BG1:
- a CDS encoding HNH endonuclease yields the protein MARRNWTTEQEKLLTELYPKTHTREIAKRLNKSYESVKSRATVLKLKKAVGFHGKYDWTMEKDNWLRQNYPCNDIVYLQTHLKASVSSIYGRAKLLGIGKDEKYKEAHKKRFVANLIKGSKKTQFKKGFTPFNKGKKQREYMSADAIKRTQKGWFKKGHSPHNERTDGYITERRDTNSGIVYKYIRLSKGEWQLLSRYNWEKNTGEELTNDEVIRFKDGNSMNCDFENLEKVTTAENLMINSFTDSSVVKRFLRVRDKDVQDEILKNHPELIELARNNVKLKMKLNERCN from the coding sequence ATGGCGCGCAGGAATTGGACAACGGAACAGGAAAAGCTTCTAACGGAACTGTACCCAAAAACGCACACCAGGGAAATCGCAAAAAGGCTAAATAAATCCTACGAATCGGTAAAATCCCGGGCAACGGTTCTTAAGTTAAAAAAAGCGGTTGGTTTTCATGGAAAATACGATTGGACCATGGAAAAGGATAATTGGCTAAGGCAAAATTATCCGTGCAATGATATCGTGTACCTTCAAACGCATTTAAAGGCTTCGGTTTCTTCCATTTATGGCCGTGCTAAGTTATTGGGTATTGGGAAGGATGAAAAGTATAAAGAAGCTCATAAAAAGAGGTTTGTAGCCAATTTAATTAAAGGCTCTAAAAAGACGCAATTTAAAAAAGGTTTTACGCCTTTTAACAAAGGTAAAAAGCAGCGCGAATACATGAGCGCTGATGCTATTAAAAGAACCCAAAAAGGTTGGTTTAAAAAAGGACATTCCCCACATAACGAAAGAACGGATGGCTATATAACAGAACGTAGGGATACAAATTCTGGAATTGTCTATAAATACATTCGCTTAAGTAAAGGGGAATGGCAACTGTTGTCCAGGTATAATTGGGAAAAAAATACCGGTGAAGAATTAACCAACGATGAAGTTATAAGGTTTAAGGATGGAAATTCTATGAACTGCGACTTTGAAAACCTTGAAAAGGTAACTACCGCAGAGAACCTTATGATAAATTCTTTTACGGATTCTTCGGTGGTAAAACGTTTTTTACGTGTAAGGGATAAGGATGTTCAAGATGAAATATTGAAAAACCATCCAGAACT
- a CDS encoding response regulator transcription factor, whose translation MELTDTEYKVAGLVAAGFSEKEIASKLFVSPKTVHNHTYNIRKKWNARNGVDVARKFILNLDNPKQFFAAALFLSIQFFIVFESVNVEVRRASVRTVKVVRAKNAKRNRNEYYC comes from the coding sequence ATGGAATTAACTGATACTGAATACAAAGTGGCTGGGCTTGTAGCAGCCGGCTTTAGTGAAAAGGAGATAGCAAGCAAATTGTTTGTTAGTCCGAAAACCGTTCATAACCATACCTATAATATTCGTAAAAAATGGAATGCCAGGAATGGGGTCGATGTGGCCCGAAAGTTCATTTTAAACCTGGACAATCCCAAACAGTTTTTTGCGGCGGCGCTTTTCCTTAGCATTCAATTCTTTATTGTTTTTGAATCGGTAAATGTGGAAGTGCGAAGGGCTTCGGTTAGAACGGTTAAAGTGGTAAGGGCGAAAAACGCCAAAAGGAATCGTAACGAATACTATTGTTAA
- a CDS encoding S24 family peptidase — translation MDVYKKIESIKKKIKVNNNDLGELLGKTGDAFRKSLSRKNLNDYELILVAEAFKIYNVTTKNSEAAHEIAEFTSFIKKKIAKNKSYLLDKILSENEEENLIEKLKDDPAYLSVFNDFFSVHEPVVHYSKKGKQIPYYRMDFRFHPSIDNYEALSYIVHEDFDGIDFWIDYTGSSMEPVINSGETIGFKEIAVSSILYGELYALNLEKQGTIQYVRKSDKEGYVKLTPNNQKDYDIQEIPISSIKSIYLVLGSIKKIS, via the coding sequence ATGGACGTGTATAAAAAAATTGAAAGCATAAAGAAAAAAATCAAAGTCAATAACAACGATTTAGGGGAATTATTAGGAAAAACAGGAGATGCCTTTAGAAAATCATTAAGTAGAAAAAACTTAAATGACTATGAGCTAATTCTTGTAGCTGAAGCCTTTAAAATATATAATGTCACTACAAAAAATAGCGAGGCAGCACATGAAATTGCCGAATTCACAAGCTTTATAAAGAAAAAAATTGCAAAAAACAAAAGTTATTTACTAGATAAAATTTTATCAGAAAATGAAGAAGAAAATTTAATAGAAAAACTTAAGGATGATCCGGCTTATTTGTCCGTTTTTAATGATTTTTTTTCGGTTCACGAACCCGTTGTGCACTATTCGAAAAAAGGAAAACAAATACCATATTACAGAATGGACTTTAGATTTCACCCATCCATTGATAATTATGAAGCCCTAAGTTATATCGTGCACGAAGATTTTGACGGTATAGATTTTTGGATAGACTACACAGGTTCTAGTATGGAACCAGTTATCAATAGTGGTGAAACCATAGGATTTAAAGAAATTGCTGTCTCTAGTATTTTATATGGAGAATTGTACGCCCTAAACCTTGAAAAGCAAGGGACTATTCAATATGTTAGAAAATCAGACAAAGAAGGATATGTAAAACTTACACCCAATAACCAAAAAGATTACGATATTCAAGAAATACCAATAAGCAGCATTAAAAGCATTTACCTAGTTTTGGGCTCGATAAAAAAAATTAGTTAA